A genomic stretch from Apodemus sylvaticus chromosome 12, mApoSyl1.1, whole genome shotgun sequence includes:
- the Pigc gene encoding phosphatidylinositol N-acetylglucosaminyltransferase subunit C, producing MCAQRVTDTPEVKWQKVLYERQPFPDNYVDQRFLEELRKNIYARKYQYWAVVFESSVVIQQLCSVCVFVVIWWYMDEGLLAPQWLFGTGLASSLVGYVLFDLIDGGDGRRKSGRTRWADLKSTLVFITFTYGFSPVLKTLTESVSTDTIYAMSVFMLLGHLIFFDYGANAAIVSSTLSLNMAIFASVCLASRLPRSLHAFIMVTFAIQIFALWPMLQKKLKAYTPRSYVGVTLLFAFSAFGGLLSISAVGAVLFALLLFSISCLCPYYLIHLQLFKENIHGPWDEAEIKEDLSRFLS from the coding sequence ATGTGTGCTCAACGTGTAACGGACACCCCAGAAGTCAAGTGGCAGAAGGTTTTATATGAGCGGCAGCCGTTCCCTGATAACTATGTTGACCAGAGGTTCCTGGAAGAACTCCGGAAAAACATCTATGCCCGGAAATACCAATACTGGGCTGTGGTGTTTGAGTCCAGTGTGGTGATACAGCAGCTGTgcagtgtctgtgtttttgtaGTGATCTGGTGGTACATGGATGAGGGCCTTCTGGCTCCCCAGTGGCTTTTTGGGACCGGACTGGCATCTTCCTTGGTTGGGTATGTTTTATTTGATCTTATCGATGGAGGTGATGGACGGAGGAAGAGTGGGCGGACCCGTTGGGCCGACCTGAAGAGTACTCTGGTTTTCATTACTTTCACTTATGGTTTTTCACCAGTGCTGAAGACCCTGACGGAGTCTGTCAGTACGGACACCATCTATGCCATGTCAGTTTTTATGCTGTTAGGCCATCTCATCTTCTTTGATTATGGTGCCAATGCTGCCATCGTATCCAGCACACTGTCCTTGAACAtggccatctttgcttctgtttgCCTTGCCTCACGCCTCCCCCGCTCGCTACACGCCTTCATTATGGTGACGTTTGCCATCCAGATCTTTGCACTGTGGCCCATGTTACAGAAGAAACTGAAGGCATATACCCCGCGAAGCTACGTAGGGGTCACCCTGCTCTTTGCCTTTTCAGCTTTCGGAGGTCTTTTGTCCATCAGTGCCGTGGGAGCCGTACTCTTTGCCCTGCTGCTGTTTTCcatttcctgtctctgcccttaCTACCTCATTCACCTACAgctttttaaggaaaatattcaTGGGCCTTGGGATGAAGCTGAAATCAAGGAAGACCTGTCTAGGTTCCTTAGCTAA